From Drosophila suzukii unplaced genomic scaffold, CBGP_Dsuzu_IsoJpt1.0 scf_4, whole genome shotgun sequence, a single genomic window includes:
- the LOC139354920 gene encoding uncharacterized protein encodes MALGKSHQIALNRFLQLERRYQRDPDKWIRYKEGIEEYFELGQITTAVSSERSTVSTSTKTGRVESCVLPHHAVYKEDSLTTKQRIVFDASAKTPNGRSLNDVLSVGPTLQNNLPAVLLNWRQYRHVFTADIQRMYRCIDVHPDDTQYQRILWRAVDGNIKEYCLSTVTFGTASAPFTAIRVVRQLADDERENYPLAEEVLKHEIYVDDILSGDHTISAEQNKSLQIQNALKSANMELRKWSSNDIALLDSIPSSNRCNQTSRNWDSSDTVKTLGMHWLPNQDCFTYKLHASIPTAKLIVKEVTMAHLHSENDRKHLGWDDPVPSSIANKWKRFRVNLEDISKIRIPRSVRYTPDFSHDIQLHAFCNGSTHAYAAAVYMRILQPDSSFYTTLITAKSKISPTKPLTIPRTELCGAVLATKLTKWVLANHRWKSAQISVTYWMDATIILHWIKEDVTRWKTFVANRVAYILDHSDSNQWRHVPTVDNPADSATRGLSPSELSIFDLWWHGPSWLRIHSSEWPDTEVPNMKFDEQSLEAKSLRIRLHTTQVDINIIERFSTYTKLVRVIAHILRFCHNTQSKKTRSYSQLSPEELDNALRCVVKIVQAETFQSDMHAILAGNLLPPKSILRNLTPFLDDGILRVRGRLKHSNLSFDRKHPIILPQRHFFTQLVILNSHQATLHGGAHLTLAQTSDNGTNFVGANKLLASAPQADRDHTTCPTWHFTPPYSPNFGGLWEAGVKSVKHHLKTIVGSHKQTYEELATVLIRIEACLTADPDDLEALTPFREQFLSHQNLIRQFWTQWSRDWLSHLQRRPKWCQEKENFEINELVLIKDDQLPPSQWPLGRIISLHPGEDSLVRVIQNPEQPMYHADFALAGGMFSPTVLGSYTQLIALPTEDEGLDIWQL; translated from the exons ATGGCCCTAGGAAAATCGCATCAAATCGCTTTAAACAGGTTTCTACAATTAGAGCGGCGTTATCAACGGGATCCAGACAAATGGATTCGCTACAAGGAGGGAATCGaagaatattttgaattggGACAAATCACAACAGCAGTCTCTAGTGAGAGATCAACAGTCAGTACCTCCACAAAAACCGGTCGGGTTGAATCCTGCGTTCTTCCTCATCACGCTGTCTATAAAGAAGACTCTCTCACCACCAAACAGCGCATTGTATTCGACGCATCGGCAAAGACCCCAAACGGTCGATCTCTAAACGATGTATTGTCCGTAGGACCCACTCTACAAAATAATCTTCCTGCAGTGTTGCTGAATTGGAGACAGTACAGACATGTTTTCACCGCCGACATCCAGCGCATGTACCGTTGCATCGACGTACATCCAGACGACACGCAGTACCAGCGGATTTTATGGCGGGCGGTGGATGgaaacatcaaggaatactgTCTGTCAACTGTAACTTTCGGGACCGCTTCTGCACCATTCACCGCCATCAGAGTCGTTCGTCAACTTGCAGATGATGAACGCGAAAATTATCCATTGGCGGAAGAGGTCTTAAAGCACGAAATCTACGTCGACGATATTCTTTCTGGTGATCACACGATCTCAGCAGAACAAAACAAGAGCTTACAAATACAGAACGCTCTAAAATCCGCAAATATGGAATTAAGAAAATGGTCTAGCAACGACATAGCGCTCCTAGACAGCATTCCTTCATCAAACCGATGCAATCAAACTTCACGAAACTGGGACAGCTCTGATACAGTCAAAACCTTAGGAATGCATTGGTTACCTAACCAAGACTGTTTCACCTACAAATTGCATGCGAGCATTCCCACGG CAAAATTAATTGTAAAGGAAGTCACAATGGCACACCTACATTCCGAGAACGATCGCAAGCACTTAGGGTGGGACGACCCAGTGCCCAGTTCCATCGCTAACAAATGGAAAAGGTTCCGTGTCAATCTGGAGGACATCAGCAAAATCCGAATACCTCGCAGCGTACGGTATACGCCAGACTTTAGCCATGATATCCAGTTGCACGCTTTCTGCAACGGGTCCACTCACGCCTACGCAGCGGCGGTTTACATGCGCATACTTCAACCGGATTCATCGTTTTATACCACTCTCATCACTGCAAAATCCAAAATCTCTCCAACGAAACCACTCACGATCCCGAGGACCGAGTTATGCGGCGCTGTACTGGCGACCAAACTAACTAAATGGGTATTAGCAAACCATCGTTGGAAAAGCGCTCAAATCTCCGTCACATACTGGATGGACGCCACTATCATTCTCCATTGGATCAAAGAAGATGTTACTAGATGGAAAACGTTCGTCGCCAATCGCGTTGCCTATATTCTGGACCACAGCGATTCAAACCAATGGAGACATGTTCCCACGGTGGATAATCCAGCAGACAGCGCCACAAGAGGACTATCCCCATCAGAACTCTCCATCTTTGATCTCTGGTGGCACGGACCATCATGGTTGAGGATACACTCCAGTGAGTGGCCGGACACAGAGGTACCGAACATGAAATTTGATGAGCAGTCCCTCGAAGCAAAATCTCTTCGGATTCGTTTGCACACCACCCAAGTAGACATTAATATCATTGAGCGGTTTTCGACTTACACCAAACTCGTTCGAGTCATAGCACACATACTGCGCTTTTGTCACAACACTCAATCGAAGAAAACCAGATCTTACAGTCAGCTGTCGCCGGAGGAACTGGACAATGCACTTCGCTGCGTCGTGAAAATAGTACAAGCCGAAACCTTTCAATCCGACATGCACGCGATCCTCGCAGGAAATCTTCTGCCTCCGAAGAGCATCCTAAGAAATCTCACTCCCTTTCTTGACGACGGCATCTTACGCGTTCGCGGTCGTCTCAAACATTCCAACCTTTCTTTCGATCGCAAACATCCAATCATCTTACCGCAGCGTCATTTTTTTACACAGCTGGTAATTCTGAACTCCCATCAAGCTACCCTGCATGGCGGCGCTCATCTTACTCTAGCCCAGACGAG CGACAACGGAACAAATTTCGTTGGCGCCAATAAGTTATTAGCAAGCGCACCACAGGCGGATCGCGACCACACCACGTGTCCTACATGGCATTTCACTCCGCCATACTCCCCCAATTTCGGAGGTCTTTGGGAGGCCGGGGTCAAGTCCGTCAAGCATCACCTAAAAACGATTGTCGGAAGTCACAAGCAAACTTATGAGGAACTCGCAACGGTGCTCATCAGGATTGAAGCCTGCCTAACAGCTGATCCAGACGACCTAGAAGCTCTCACGCCGTTCCGTGAGCAATTTCTGTCTCATCAAAATTTGATCCGTCAGTTTTGGACGCAATGGAGCCGAGATTGGCTGTCCCATCTTCAGAGGCGCCCAAAATGGTGTCAGGAAAAGGAAAATTTTGAAATCAATGAATTAGTACTCATCAAGGACGATCAACTGCCTCCATCGCAATGGCCGCTCGGCAGAATTATTAGTCTCCATCCTGGAGAGGATTCACTCGTTCGAGTT ATCCAGAATCCTGAACAACCCATGTATCATGCTGATTTCGCATTGGCGGGCGGCATGTTCAGTCCCACGGTACTTGGTTCGTATACACAGCTGATAGCCCTGCCAACTGAAGACGAAGGTCTGGACATCTGGCAACTCTAA